The sequence AGCCCTCCCAATACAAGTGAGCCGGCCAAGAGGAGGCCGATCATTCCAATGAGGGCGATGTGAATTTTTTTCATGAACAATCTCCTTATTGGGTCTGATTTGCGCTAAGGCAGGCGCAGCCCATGATTACATAGCAGAAAAGATGATATTTCTATGTATATGTACGGTCCTAGCAAAACTTTCGGGTACTCAAGCAGTTACGTATTTGTTACAATAGATACGGTGCGGTAATATTGAAGTTTATGGAAACCTGCGCTGGACCTTGTCGAAGGGCCAAGTAGCGGAGAATGTCAAACTCGGGAAGTGATAAAATGATTGAAATGCAGGATGTGTGGAAGACCTACGCAAATGGGACCCATGCTTTGCAAGGTGTATCTGTCAAAATCGATCGCAACGAATTCGTGTATATCGTCGGACCGTCCGGCGCAGGTAAATCAACTTTCATGAAATTAATTTATAGAGAAGAAGTTCCGACCAAGGGGCAAATTTCTGTAGGCGGCTTTAATATTGGTAAACTTAAGCCTCGTAAGATTCCTTATGTTCGCCGCAATATTGGCGTTGTCTTTCAGGATTTCAGGCTGTTGCCGAAGATGACGGCTTTTGAGAATATTGCCTTTGCCATGGAAGTTATCGAAGCGCCGAAGAAGGTCATCAAGAAGCGTGTGAATGAGGTGCTCGATCTCGTGGGTCTGCGGAGCAAGGCTAATCGCGAGCCCTCCCAGCTGTCCGGTGGAGAGCAGCAACGAATTGCTATCGCTAGGGCAATCGTCAATAGTCCTTCTGTAATTATTGCGGACGAGCCTACAGGCAACCTGGACCCGGAGACCTCATGGGGCATTATGCAGCTGCTTGATGAAATTAATTTTCGGGGGACAACGATCGTAATGGCAACCCACAACAGAGATATTGTGAACCGCATGCGCAAACGGGTGCTCGCCATTGAGAACGGAAACATTGTTAGAGACCAAGTGAGAGGGGATTACGGTTATGAGTTTTAAGACCTTCTTGCGGCATGTGCGGGAAGGCTTCAAAAACGTATTCCGCAACGGGTGGATGTCGATAGCGTCCATCACCTCCATTGTCGTGTCTCTGTTCGTGCTAGGAGTATTTATACTGCTTGTGCTCAATGTGAATGCTGTAGCTGATAAGGCGGACAGTCAGGTTCAGATCAATGTGCATTTGGCTCTGAATACCGATCAGAAGATGCGCGAGACGTTAGAGAACGAAATTGGCAGTATGCCGGAAGTCAGCAAGATTGAATTCATCTCCAAGGAGCAAGGGCTGAAGGATTTCCGTAAAGACATGGGCAAGGATGCGGCTGAGCTTCTGGAAGGGTTCGACACAGATAATAATCCGCTGCCGGACAAGCTGCTGGTAGAGGTTGTTGAGCCGACGACGGTTGCGTTTGTCTCTGAGAAGATTGAAGCGCTCAACAAAATTCACCCCGAGCAGCCGATATATAAAGTGAACTATGGTAAGGGCTCCATTGAGACATTATTTAAGGTCACGCGTGCCGTGCGCAACATCGGTTTTATTTTTGTAGCGGGACTGGCGCTGATGTCGATGTTTCTGATCTCGAATACCATTCGGGTTACGATTCTGGCCCGGCGCAAGGAGATTGGCATTATGAAGCTGGTAGGCGCAACAAACTATTTTATTCGCTGGCCCTTTTTTATAGAAGGCGCACTGATTGGGATGATTGGATCATTAGTCACCTCAGGTGCTTTGTATATCGGCTATACCAGCTTGGTAGCGTCCGTACAGGGAGATCCAATGCTTGGACTCGAATTAGTTCCCTTTAACCATATATGGATGCAGCTGTGCGGTTTGCTGGTAGGTCTCGGCGTGCTGATTGGTGTCTGGGGAAGTACCGTATCTATTCGCAAGTTTTTGAAAGTATAACAAGATCCAATTTGAAATGATCTATACTTATGAATAAAGGATGGGGAGTGCGAGTTGAAGAAGATTGCCGCCGGCTTAGCTGTATTGTTACTGGCTGTCACCATATTCCAACCCTCTGACGGTTATGCCAAGAAGACTAGTGTTACTGAGATCGACAAGCAGCTGAAGAAGCTGCAGCAAGAAGTACAGACTGCCAAGGCACAGCAGGAGAAAGCCGCTTCGCGCAATCAGGAAGCACAGCACTATAAGAACAAGACCAATCTCAATCTGCAGTATGTACTGGAGCAAGTGGATCTCGTAAAGGGTAAGATGACCGATATTTCCTCCAAGATCGCCAAGACGGAAGATTCATTGAACGTTACAGCTACCGAATTGGACGAAGCGGAGGCACGTGTAGCTTCAAGGGAGAAGCTGCTGGAGTCCCGTGTTCGGCTAATGTATACGGATGGTGCAGTGTCTTATCTGGATGTCTTGCTCTCATCCACGAGCTTTTCTGACTTTCTGGATCGAGCGGACTCTCTGAAGATGATTGTGGATCAGGATCAGGATCTGTTGGTGCAGCATAAGCTGGACAAGCAGACAGTTGTTGTCAAGAAGCAGCAGCTTGAAGGGCAATATGCGCAAGCTAAACAGCTGTATACAGATTTGGAATCCCAGCGCAGCATGCTGAAGGAGAAGGAAGACGAGAAGCAGGAGCTTATCGCTTACTACGACAAGGAAATTCAGGAGTCTGATGAAGTCAGCGAGGAGCAGAATGCCAAGCTGGTAGAGCTTGCAAGCAATCGTTCAGCCCTGGAGCAGCAAAAGGATAAGATAAAGGCTGAGGAAGCGGCCCGCAAAGCAGCGGCGGTCAAAGCGGCTGCGGCCAAAGCGGAAGCGGCTCGCCAGGCTAAAGCGAATTCTTCCAGTAGCGGAAGCAATAGTTCCAGTTCAGCCTATGAAGGTGGGAATGGACCTTTCCTGCTTCCTGTAGGGTCCGTCAGAATTTCGTCAGGCTTCGGCCCGCGGACACATCCGGTTACGGGTGAGGTAGGCAAGATGCATACCGGGGTTGACTTTGCAGTTCCACAGGGAACCGATATTCATGCGGCTGATGCCGGAACGGTACTTGTGGCTGAATGGTGGAGCGGTTATGGTTATTGTGTGATTGTTGACCATGGCGGAGGCGTGTGGACACTGTATGGACATATCCGTGAGGGCGGCATAAAGGTTAAGGTAGGGGATCACGTTGATCGCGGTCAGACAATTGCTGAATCTGGTGCGACAGGCCGTGTAACAGGCCCACATCTTCATTTCGAAGTACGGATTGATGGTAAGCCGGTTAATCCTATGCCTTATCTCTAATTTAAAGCATGCATAAATATTAATTGAAGCTGCGGCATATACTGGAAGAGATACCGTCCCTTCGTAGGATGGGGTTAGGTTGTAATGGTCAAGATGGACAAGAGGGGACGGTGGGAACATCATGTTAAAAAAAAGCACAGCGGCGTTTATGATAATCGCTGCCTTGCTATGCGGCAGCTTATTGACCCTGAGTGTGACTGGTTACAGTTCTGTTTTTGGACAAGCCGCAGGTGAAGGGATAACATCGGTTTTGCAGACTACTGGACTGCAGGATAAAGAATCCAAGAAGCTCGGAACTGCTCTGGATCTGATTGAGGGCAATTATTATAAGACTGTAGATCGCGACAAGCTGATAGATGGTGCTGTCAATGGGATGATGGAAGCATTGGGCGATCCGTATTCCAACTATATGGGTAAGGAAACAGCCGCACAGTTTGAGGAAAGTATTGAAGGTTCCTTTACAGGGATAGGAGCGGAAGTCTCCTCGGATAATGGCAAGGTAGTTGTGGTTTCACCGATTAAGGGCTCACCGGCTGAGACCTCCGGGATTCAAGCCAAAGATGTGATTCTGTCTGTTAATGGAGAATCGCTGGAAGGCCTGGAATTAAATGCTGCGGTGGCCAAGATACGTGGTCCTAAAGGCAGCAAGGCGACCTTGAAGATACAACGTGCTGGCGCTACAGAGCCGCTGCAATTTGTGATTACCCGGGATGACGTGAAGCTGGAAACCGTGTATGCCACTATGGAGAAGGATGGGGTTGGCGTCATCGAGGTCACCCAATTCTCCCTGAATACTGCGGAGCGTTTCAAAGAAGAGCTAGGTAAACTGGAGAAGCAGGGCATGAAGGGCCTCGTCATCGATGTTCGAAATGACCCAGGTGGTGTTCTTCCGATTGTCATTGAGATGGCAGAACAGTTCGTACCGTCAGGCAAAACAATCGTGCAGGTAGAGTATAAGACCAAAGAGCGTGAGGTCAGTACCTCCAAGGGTTCACGCAAAGCCTATCCAGTCGTTGTACTGATGAATAAAGGTAGCGCAAGCGCCTCGGAAATATTGGCAGGAGCTCTGCAGCAATCGGCAGGAGCTAAGCTGATCGGGGATAATTCATTCGGCAAAGGCACTGTACAGACCAGCTTTGACAAGCAACTGCAAGATGGTAGCTTACTGAAGATTACCATTGCCAAATGGTTAACACCTGATGGCACGTGGATTCACGGCAAAGGGATTAAACCCGATATTGCCGTTGCACAGCCAGATTACTTCTCGGTAGCACCGATTAACAAAAGTGTAATTCTGCAATATAACATGAATAGTGCAGATGTGAAGAGTGCACAAACGATGCTGGATGGTTTGGGATACAAGCCAGGGCGTAAAGATGGCTATTTCGATGTGGATACGAAGAATGCAGTCAAGAAATTCCAAAGCACAGCGAAGCTGAAAGTAACTGGAATAATTGACGCAAAAACAGCGGAGTCGCTTGAACTTTCATTGATCAAGGCTATTCAGGACCCTGTCAATGACAACCAGCGGAATAAGGGAATTGCAGAGATTCAGAAGGAAATCAAGGCGGCAGCGTCGAAAAAGTAAGAAGGCTGAGTTCAGCCTTCTTTTTTCTTTAGAATATAAGTACTTATATGTGGCTCCATACCATAAAGCCACTTCCAACCCATGTAACTAAGGTCAGTATACCGAAATAGAGGGAAATCCGCCCTCTAATTGCACTTAATTCAGGACATTTTAGAAATTAGAGGGAAATTATACCTTTAAATTTATTCGATTGGGCTTCATAACATGATTCGAGATGAATTAGCGTGTGATTTTCCCTCTAATTCCTTGAAAGTGAAGATTTCCATTAAATTAGAGGGACAAATTCCCTTTATCTCAAAATTTCGGGCTCATTTAAGGAAGGGTATGAAACATTACAAAAAATTAGTTTCATAATATTTCCTTCAGCTCTATACTTCTGTGGTCCACTTATTGATTTCATAGGCAAAGGAGTGTGA comes from Paenibacillus sp. 19GGS1-52 and encodes:
- a CDS encoding M23 family metallopeptidase, whose translation is MKKIAAGLAVLLLAVTIFQPSDGYAKKTSVTEIDKQLKKLQQEVQTAKAQQEKAASRNQEAQHYKNKTNLNLQYVLEQVDLVKGKMTDISSKIAKTEDSLNVTATELDEAEARVASREKLLESRVRLMYTDGAVSYLDVLLSSTSFSDFLDRADSLKMIVDQDQDLLVQHKLDKQTVVVKKQQLEGQYAQAKQLYTDLESQRSMLKEKEDEKQELIAYYDKEIQESDEVSEEQNAKLVELASNRSALEQQKDKIKAEEAARKAAAVKAAAAKAEAARQAKANSSSSGSNSSSSAYEGGNGPFLLPVGSVRISSGFGPRTHPVTGEVGKMHTGVDFAVPQGTDIHAADAGTVLVAEWWSGYGYCVIVDHGGGVWTLYGHIREGGIKVKVGDHVDRGQTIAESGATGRVTGPHLHFEVRIDGKPVNPMPYL
- a CDS encoding S41 family peptidase, which codes for MLKKSTAAFMIIAALLCGSLLTLSVTGYSSVFGQAAGEGITSVLQTTGLQDKESKKLGTALDLIEGNYYKTVDRDKLIDGAVNGMMEALGDPYSNYMGKETAAQFEESIEGSFTGIGAEVSSDNGKVVVVSPIKGSPAETSGIQAKDVILSVNGESLEGLELNAAVAKIRGPKGSKATLKIQRAGATEPLQFVITRDDVKLETVYATMEKDGVGVIEVTQFSLNTAERFKEELGKLEKQGMKGLVIDVRNDPGGVLPIVIEMAEQFVPSGKTIVQVEYKTKEREVSTSKGSRKAYPVVVLMNKGSASASEILAGALQQSAGAKLIGDNSFGKGTVQTSFDKQLQDGSLLKITIAKWLTPDGTWIHGKGIKPDIAVAQPDYFSVAPINKSVILQYNMNSADVKSAQTMLDGLGYKPGRKDGYFDVDTKNAVKKFQSTAKLKVTGIIDAKTAESLELSLIKAIQDPVNDNQRNKGIAEIQKEIKAAASKK
- the ftsX gene encoding permease-like cell division protein FtsX codes for the protein MSFKTFLRHVREGFKNVFRNGWMSIASITSIVVSLFVLGVFILLVLNVNAVADKADSQVQINVHLALNTDQKMRETLENEIGSMPEVSKIEFISKEQGLKDFRKDMGKDAAELLEGFDTDNNPLPDKLLVEVVEPTTVAFVSEKIEALNKIHPEQPIYKVNYGKGSIETLFKVTRAVRNIGFIFVAGLALMSMFLISNTIRVTILARRKEIGIMKLVGATNYFIRWPFFIEGALIGMIGSLVTSGALYIGYTSLVASVQGDPMLGLELVPFNHIWMQLCGLLVGLGVLIGVWGSTVSIRKFLKV
- the ftsE gene encoding cell division ATP-binding protein FtsE: MIEMQDVWKTYANGTHALQGVSVKIDRNEFVYIVGPSGAGKSTFMKLIYREEVPTKGQISVGGFNIGKLKPRKIPYVRRNIGVVFQDFRLLPKMTAFENIAFAMEVIEAPKKVIKKRVNEVLDLVGLRSKANREPSQLSGGEQQRIAIARAIVNSPSVIIADEPTGNLDPETSWGIMQLLDEINFRGTTIVMATHNRDIVNRMRKRVLAIENGNIVRDQVRGDYGYEF